In Pelosinus sp. IPA-1, a single genomic region encodes these proteins:
- the dxs gene encoding 1-deoxy-D-xylulose-5-phosphate synthase — protein sequence MKTILEAINKPQDLKKLSFVQMRALAEEIRHFLICSVSKTGGHLAPNLGVVELTIAIHKIFNSPVDKIVWDVGHQSYVHKILTGRRNEFSSLRQFGGISGFPKISESVHDAFGTGHSSTSISAALGMSLARDIVNDKENVLAVIGDGSLTGGQAYEALNHAGHSGTNMIVILNDNEMSIAKNVGAISEYLSKMRTEPKYTKVKQDIEFLLRRIPAIGDTVAKTVERVKDSLRYLLVPGVLFEELGFNYIGPIDGHNLELLCEVLEKAKKMQGPILIHVLTCKGKGYKPAECNPGKFHGVGPYCVESGEVIKNGNTPTYSSVFGDTLLDLAQQDSRIVAITAAMPEGTGLKKFAAAFPKRFFDVGIAEQNAVTMAAGMAVKGMKPVVAIYSTFSQRAYDQILHDICLQKLPVIFALDRAGIVGDDGPTHHGLFDYSFLRHIPNLVIMAPKDEDELRHMLLTAINMNGPVAIRYPRGSGLGVPIDKPLQPISISCAEELNSGTDVVFLAVGSMVEPCQSASKLLASKGISAGVVNARFIKPLDEQIIRKLSRDVGVIVTVEENTLTGGFGSAVLEYINTQSFNWVKVLRLGFPDKFIEQGVRTQLLEKYGLTAEAIAAEVNSFVQKFGAR from the coding sequence CCCCCAACTTAGGTGTTGTAGAGCTAACGATTGCTATACATAAAATATTTAATAGTCCCGTTGATAAAATCGTATGGGATGTTGGTCATCAATCATATGTACACAAAATTTTGACAGGTAGGCGTAATGAGTTTTCATCGTTACGTCAGTTTGGCGGTATAAGTGGATTTCCTAAAATTAGTGAGAGTGTGCATGATGCTTTTGGCACAGGTCATTCTAGTACGTCTATATCTGCTGCATTAGGAATGTCACTAGCTAGAGATATCGTAAACGACAAAGAAAATGTACTAGCTGTTATCGGTGATGGTTCTTTGACTGGCGGTCAGGCCTATGAAGCATTAAACCATGCTGGACATTCAGGAACAAATATGATTGTTATTCTTAATGATAATGAAATGTCCATTGCTAAAAATGTTGGTGCTATTTCGGAATATTTGTCTAAAATGCGTACAGAGCCAAAATATACAAAAGTTAAACAAGATATTGAATTTTTGTTACGACGTATTCCAGCGATTGGTGACACAGTAGCAAAAACTGTAGAACGTGTCAAAGACAGTTTGCGCTACCTACTAGTCCCTGGCGTTCTATTTGAAGAATTAGGATTTAATTATATTGGCCCGATTGATGGACATAATTTAGAATTGCTTTGTGAGGTTCTTGAAAAAGCGAAAAAGATGCAGGGGCCTATTTTAATCCATGTTCTTACTTGTAAAGGAAAAGGTTATAAACCTGCTGAATGTAATCCAGGTAAATTTCATGGTGTTGGGCCTTATTGTGTCGAGTCTGGCGAAGTGATAAAAAATGGTAATACCCCGACCTATTCAAGTGTCTTCGGTGATACTCTGCTAGATTTAGCACAGCAGGATTCACGCATTGTGGCGATAACAGCCGCTATGCCGGAAGGAACTGGTCTCAAGAAGTTCGCAGCAGCCTTTCCTAAACGGTTCTTTGATGTAGGTATTGCTGAACAAAATGCGGTTACCATGGCTGCGGGCATGGCAGTTAAGGGAATGAAGCCAGTAGTGGCCATATATTCAACTTTTTCTCAAAGAGCATATGATCAGATTTTACATGATATCTGTTTGCAAAAACTACCTGTAATATTTGCATTAGACCGGGCCGGAATTGTAGGTGACGATGGTCCAACTCATCATGGATTATTTGATTATAGTTTTTTGCGGCATATTCCCAATTTAGTAATAATGGCACCAAAGGATGAAGATGAACTACGTCATATGCTGCTTACGGCAATCAATATGAATGGGCCAGTTGCCATTCGTTATCCACGTGGTAGTGGTCTAGGAGTCCCCATTGATAAGCCTTTACAGCCTATTTCCATAAGTTGTGCTGAGGAACTAAATAGCGGCACAGATGTAGTCTTCTTAGCAGTTGGTTCTATGGTTGAACCTTGCCAATCAGCCAGTAAGTTACTTGCCTCAAAAGGGATAAGCGCTGGTGTAGTAAATGCTAGATTTATAAAACCGTTAGACGAGCAGATTATCCGAAAATTATCGCGGGACGTTGGTGTTATTGTTACGGTAGAAGAGAATACCTTAACTGGAGGATTTGGATCAGCCGTTCTTGAATATATAAATACGCAGAGTTTTAACTGGGTTAAAGTACTACGGTTGGGTTTTCCTGATAAGTTCATTGAACAAGGCGTACGAACTCAACTATTGGAAAAATACGGTTTGACAGCAGAAGCTATTGCTGCTGAGGTAAATTCTTTTGTCCAAAAATTTGGAGCGCGGTGA
- a CDS encoding TlyA family RNA methyltransferase — protein sequence MSKVLKERLDVLLLDKGLVSSRERAKSCIMAGLVFVDEQKIDKAGTLVPVDSNIVVTGDNIGYVSRGGLKLAKALNFFSVNLVDKVMADVGASTGGFTDCALKNGAKQVYAIDVGYGQLAWSLRTDSRVINMERTNIRNVTLEQLGQPLDFVSIDVAFISLTKVLPVIKTLLSLTGTVVALIKPQFEAGRGKVGKKGVVKDPLVHSEVIHNVINHACELGFTPLGLTYSPVKGPEGNIEYLVHLANFTAEIGVTGETIEKIVQEAHAGAI from the coding sequence ATGAGTAAAGTACTTAAAGAACGTTTGGATGTTTTATTATTGGATAAAGGCTTAGTTTCTAGTAGGGAACGAGCTAAGTCTTGTATTATGGCAGGATTAGTATTTGTTGATGAACAAAAGATCGATAAAGCTGGTACTTTAGTGCCAGTAGATAGCAACATTGTTGTTACTGGTGATAATATTGGTTACGTAAGCCGTGGTGGATTAAAATTAGCAAAAGCCTTGAATTTCTTTTCCGTAAATTTAGTCGATAAGGTTATGGCGGACGTAGGTGCTTCTACAGGTGGATTTACGGATTGCGCATTAAAAAACGGTGCTAAACAGGTCTATGCAATTGATGTTGGCTATGGTCAATTAGCTTGGTCTCTTAGAACTGATAGTCGAGTTATTAATATGGAACGTACTAACATTCGTAATGTTACCTTAGAGCAACTAGGACAGCCCTTAGATTTTGTTTCTATTGATGTTGCATTTATATCACTAACAAAAGTATTACCTGTTATTAAAACGCTATTATCCTTGACTGGTACAGTAGTGGCTTTGATAAAACCACAATTTGAGGCCGGACGAGGAAAAGTTGGCAAAAAAGGAGTAGTAAAAGATCCTTTAGTTCATAGTGAGGTTATTCATAATGTTATCAATCATGCCTGTGAATTAGGATTTACCCCCCTTGGCCTTACGTACTCTCCAGTAAAAGGTCCAGAAGGTAATATAGAATATCTTGTTCATTTAGCAAATTTTACAGCAGAGATAGGAGTTACTGGTGAGACCATAGAAAAGATTGTACAAGAAGCTCATGCGGGAGCCATATAG
- a CDS encoding NAD(+)/NADH kinase, with product MLTIGLFPNTNKQSVVTVLGWMVQYFKEHGVRVLLPTEAAQKMGYLELACGQKDMVKEITVGVTIGGDGTLLNTAREIACAGIPICGINMGQLGFLTEVELPDLSSSLDKLIRGEYHIEERLMLDAIIVRRGKTIYVSPVLNDVVISKNGVSRMIKFNLFVDEELTANYAADGLIIATATGSTGYSLSAGGPIINPKLKVIVLTPICSHTLHVRPLVVSDEEEIKVEMIANQDDVVLTIDGQTVYSLLPEDTVLVKRSSFRAQFIRLNNRSYYETLRTKLWRSETNANF from the coding sequence GTGTTAACAATAGGTCTATTTCCTAATACGAACAAGCAGAGTGTAGTTACTGTGCTAGGTTGGATGGTGCAGTACTTTAAAGAGCATGGTGTACGTGTTTTATTACCTACAGAGGCTGCACAAAAAATGGGATATCTAGAGTTAGCCTGTGGTCAAAAAGATATGGTAAAGGAAATTACAGTAGGTGTTACAATAGGTGGCGATGGGACATTATTAAATACAGCAAGAGAAATTGCTTGTGCTGGTATACCTATATGCGGAATTAACATGGGGCAATTAGGTTTTTTAACCGAAGTAGAGCTCCCCGATTTAAGCAGCTCCTTAGATAAGCTTATTCGTGGAGAGTATCACATTGAAGAACGATTGATGTTAGATGCAATAATTGTTCGTAGAGGCAAGACCATTTATGTTTCTCCCGTTTTAAATGATGTGGTAATCAGCAAAAATGGAGTCTCACGTATGATTAAGTTCAATCTGTTTGTTGATGAAGAATTAACAGCTAATTATGCAGCTGACGGTTTAATTATTGCCACAGCAACTGGTTCCACAGGGTATTCATTATCAGCAGGCGGTCCCATTATAAATCCTAAGTTAAAAGTGATTGTATTAACACCTATTTGCTCTCATACATTACATGTCAGACCATTAGTAGTTTCTGATGAAGAAGAGATAAAAGTAGAGATGATAGCAAACCAGGATGATGTTGTTTTAACAATTGATGGTCAGACAGTATATAGCTTATTGCCTGAAGATACTGTGCTCGTAAAACGTTCATCCTTTAGGGCACAATTTATACGACTTAATAATAGAAGTTACTACGAAACACTACGTACTAAACTATGGCGGAGTGAAACAAATGCAAACTTTTAA
- a CDS encoding class I SAM-dependent methyltransferase: MQTFNAVKLAQYLLLPKVNEAQCMIDATAGTGRDTLFLAENSPADSIIWSFDIQQLAIFKTQDLLNHHKVAPDKVKLVADSHVSIASYVNTSIDVAMFNLGYLPNADHTITTHCQSTIEALQQILDLLCIGGLISVVTYPGHQEGSLEQQAVNELFKSLPSKLFTVGSWSMMNHSNQPPILYVVEKTRSEACESFASRQNKSNN; this comes from the coding sequence ATGCAAACTTTTAATGCAGTCAAATTAGCACAATATTTATTACTCCCGAAAGTTAATGAAGCGCAATGTATGATAGATGCGACGGCTGGAACAGGTAGGGATACTTTATTCTTAGCAGAAAATTCTCCCGCAGATTCCATTATTTGGTCATTTGATATTCAACAATTAGCAATTTTTAAAACACAAGATTTACTTAATCATCATAAAGTGGCTCCTGACAAGGTAAAATTGGTAGCAGATAGCCATGTTAGTATAGCTTCTTATGTAAATACTTCTATCGATGTAGCTATGTTTAATCTAGGATATTTACCTAATGCAGATCATACTATTACAACGCATTGCCAATCAACAATAGAAGCTTTACAACAAATTTTAGATTTACTTTGTATCGGCGGTCTCATTTCCGTAGTAACCTATCCTGGGCATCAAGAAGGATCTCTAGAGCAGCAGGCTGTAAATGAGCTATTTAAATCATTACCATCAAAGTTATTTACTGTGGGCTCTTGGTCTATGATGAACCATAGTAATCAACCTCCCATATTATATGTAGTTGAAAAAACGAGGAGTGAAGCCTGTGAAAGTTTTGCGTCACGCCAAAATAAAAGCAATAATTGA
- the argR gene encoding arginine repressor, with product MKVLRHAKIKAIIEDNVIETQEELATALRKQGIEVTQATVSRDIKELMLIKVPAGDGRYRYAFPVEQSAAFLQPRMERIFQDSVIGIDYSENIVVIKTLPGTAQAVAAAIDNTKWPDIIGTVAGDDNILVVVKPTDAVPQVMAKLHTLSQ from the coding sequence GTGAAAGTTTTGCGTCACGCCAAAATAAAAGCAATAATTGAAGACAATGTAATTGAAACGCAAGAAGAATTAGCTACTGCATTGCGCAAGCAAGGAATTGAAGTAACACAGGCTACCGTCTCAAGAGATATAAAAGAATTGATGCTTATCAAAGTCCCTGCTGGAGATGGCCGCTATCGTTATGCTTTTCCTGTAGAACAAAGTGCAGCTTTTCTACAACCCCGTATGGAGCGAATATTTCAGGATTCTGTTATTGGTATAGATTATAGCGAAAATATTGTAGTGATAAAAACATTGCCTGGTACTGCACAAGCCGTTGCCGCTGCCATAGATAATACCAAATGGCCAGATATTATTGGTACAGTAGCTGGTGACGATAATATTTTGGTTGTTGTTAAGCCAACGGATGCAGTTCCCCAGGTGATGGCAAAGTTACATACTTTATCACAGTAA
- the recN gene encoding DNA repair protein RecN yields MLKSLTVTNFALIEQAMVEFDEGLNILTGETGAGKSILIDALSIILGNRASVDSIRTGCDYFRVEAVFDISKNSTIYKIVEDQGIIVEDDAILIISRRFSRQGKNVILINGCHVTVTILRQIGEKLVDMHGQHENQALLRPESYLFLLDAFDNKIKDILGEYHIVYQNWQEIMKQQSLLEQNSRERAQRIDMLSWQTQEIAAAELKPNEEEDIERQLPVLANVEKITTAVNRAYFLLEQSSNGMKGILPALAEVKHELEVIARYDNRIQGQLTVISDALYQLEESCMDLRVYSDQIDYDPNNLSVLQERMDLIYKLKKKYGGSTAEILAYYESALSELSDIHNYDKNIIKLREQQKELEKSLGQLSEKITALRQEASKLLAKQICRHLNDLGMTNAKFSIEVTKSSNFTFNGADEVIFLFSANLGEQTKPLYKIASGGELSRIALAIKTVCAHRDAAGIMVFDEIDAGIGGQAGHMVAEKVAKVASTRQVLCITHLPQIACMADRHIYIKKQIEGERTNTVIQVLDKEEQLLEITRMISGTNITKIALDNAKQMFDSAYRKKEKW; encoded by the coding sequence GTGTTAAAATCATTGACTGTTACTAATTTTGCACTAATTGAGCAGGCTATGGTGGAATTTGATGAGGGGTTAAATATACTAACTGGAGAAACAGGTGCTGGTAAGTCGATCTTAATTGATGCTCTCAGTATTATCCTAGGCAACCGAGCATCTGTTGATTCGATTCGCACTGGTTGCGATTATTTTCGGGTTGAGGCAGTATTTGATATTTCCAAGAACTCTACCATTTATAAAATAGTGGAAGATCAGGGCATTATCGTAGAAGATGATGCAATATTAATCATAAGCCGTCGTTTTTCTCGACAAGGTAAAAATGTTATATTGATTAATGGATGCCATGTTACTGTAACTATTTTACGACAAATAGGTGAAAAACTTGTTGACATGCATGGTCAACATGAAAATCAGGCTTTATTGCGTCCCGAGTCTTATTTATTTTTATTGGATGCTTTTGATAATAAAATTAAAGACATTTTGGGTGAATATCATATCGTTTATCAGAATTGGCAAGAAATAATGAAACAGCAATCGTTACTCGAACAAAATTCAAGAGAACGAGCTCAACGTATTGATATGCTCAGTTGGCAAACACAAGAAATAGCTGCTGCAGAACTAAAACCCAATGAAGAGGAAGACATTGAGAGGCAATTACCCGTACTAGCTAATGTTGAGAAAATTACCACTGCTGTCAATCGTGCCTATTTTTTGTTAGAACAAAGTAGTAATGGAATGAAAGGTATTTTACCGGCACTGGCTGAGGTAAAACATGAACTAGAAGTCATTGCTCGTTATGATAACCGAATACAGGGGCAACTTACTGTTATCAGTGATGCTTTATACCAATTAGAAGAAAGTTGCATGGATTTGCGTGTATATAGTGATCAAATTGATTATGATCCCAATAATTTATCCGTATTGCAAGAGCGTATGGATTTAATTTATAAGCTGAAAAAAAAGTATGGTGGAAGTACTGCAGAAATATTAGCTTATTATGAGTCTGCACTTTCCGAGTTGTCTGATATTCATAATTATGATAAAAATATTATCAAATTGCGCGAACAACAGAAAGAATTAGAAAAGTCATTAGGGCAATTATCTGAAAAGATTACGGCTTTGCGACAAGAAGCTTCTAAATTACTTGCTAAACAGATCTGTAGGCATTTAAATGATTTAGGTATGACAAACGCGAAATTTAGTATAGAAGTAACAAAAAGTTCAAACTTTACTTTTAATGGAGCTGATGAAGTAATTTTCTTATTCTCAGCCAATCTTGGAGAACAAACTAAACCCTTGTATAAAATTGCTTCAGGTGGTGAACTTTCTCGTATTGCTTTAGCTATAAAAACAGTTTGTGCCCATCGTGATGCTGCTGGTATTATGGTATTCGATGAAATTGACGCTGGAATAGGCGGTCAGGCTGGGCATATGGTAGCAGAAAAGGTTGCTAAAGTAGCATCGACTAGACAAGTGTTGTGTATCACTCATTTGCCACAGATCGCTTGTATGGCTGATCGCCATATCTATATAAAGAAGCAAATTGAGGGTGAAAGAACAAATACTGTAATCCAAGTTTTGGATAAAGAGGAACAATTGCTTGAAATAACAAGGATGATTTCAGGTACTAATATAACAAAAATAGCATTAGACAATGCCAAACAAATGTTTGATTCTGCCTATCGTAAAAAAGAAAAATGGTAA
- the spoIVB gene encoding SpoIVB peptidase encodes MKNSRYRSLLGMCLAVLIVAFCFSPQFRTIYEFPPHMRIIEGEVALFNVNFPLTLSVEPDAEDQSALPKYALSRSVFLETLKLRTATIQFKLLGIIPIRTVQVDVLPTIKLVPGGHSIGVVLHSRGVIVVGNSPVSTNNNEQYVTPAKDAGITVGDVILSINDIPVQSDSQVAEIIDNAGRQQEILKILIKRGEEQITINLKPVLCNDTKRYRVGLFVRDSAAGVGTLSFYDPKTHAYGALGHVITDSDTNQPIDCAQGKIVSAAVSGIQHGKRGQPGEKIGVFIDEDHLLGNIQKNTKFGIYGQLHDNIANDLYSEAIPVASMNQVQTGPAEILTVVDGQTIERFKIEIQKVNLQEYPDGKGLVIKITDPILLEKTGGIVQGMSGSPIIQNGKLVGAVTHVFVHDPTRGYGCFIDWMLMEIGVVPKSEKQSARKLFTFSGFFLENTY; translated from the coding sequence ATGAAAAATAGTAGGTACCGTTCTCTTTTGGGAATGTGTCTTGCAGTGTTAATTGTTGCCTTCTGTTTTTCGCCGCAGTTCCGTACTATCTATGAATTTCCACCTCATATGCGTATCATTGAAGGAGAGGTTGCATTATTTAATGTTAATTTTCCTTTAACACTAAGTGTTGAGCCCGATGCAGAAGACCAATCCGCTCTGCCCAAATATGCATTATCTAGGTCCGTATTCTTAGAAACTTTAAAATTAAGAACAGCTACTATTCAATTTAAACTATTGGGTATCATTCCTATTCGGACAGTACAAGTAGATGTGCTACCAACTATTAAATTGGTTCCTGGAGGACACTCGATAGGTGTTGTATTACATTCTCGGGGCGTCATAGTAGTTGGGAATTCACCTGTTTCTACGAATAATAATGAGCAATATGTAACGCCGGCGAAAGATGCAGGAATTACTGTTGGTGATGTTATTTTAAGTATTAATGATATTCCTGTACAAAGTGATAGCCAAGTAGCCGAAATTATTGATAATGCTGGCAGACAACAGGAAATATTAAAAATACTTATCAAACGTGGTGAAGAACAAATAACAATTAATTTAAAACCAGTGTTATGTAATGATACCAAAAGATACAGAGTTGGATTATTTGTACGTGATAGTGCTGCTGGTGTAGGTACCTTGTCTTTTTATGATCCGAAAACTCATGCTTATGGAGCGTTAGGGCATGTAATCACAGATAGCGATACAAACCAACCGATTGATTGTGCTCAAGGTAAAATAGTGTCAGCGGCAGTGTCGGGAATTCAACATGGTAAGAGAGGACAACCAGGAGAAAAAATTGGTGTATTTATTGATGAAGACCATCTACTGGGAAATATACAGAAAAATACGAAGTTTGGTATATATGGACAGTTGCATGATAACATAGCAAACGACCTATATTCTGAAGCAATACCTGTTGCTTCAATGAATCAAGTTCAGACGGGGCCAGCTGAGATTTTAACAGTTGTAGATGGGCAAACCATTGAGCGTTTTAAAATTGAAATTCAAAAAGTAAACCTACAAGAATACCCTGATGGTAAAGGACTTGTCATTAAAATAACTGATCCTATTCTACTAGAAAAAACAGGTGGTATTGTCCAAGGTATGAGTGGTAGTCCTATTATTCAAAATGGTAAGTTAGTTGGTGCAGTAACCCATGTATTTGTTCATGATCCAACTAGAGGTTACGGATGCTTTATTGACTGGATGCTAATGGAAATTGGCGTAGTTCCTAAATCTGAAAAACAATCTGCCAGAAAACTATTTACGTTTTCTGGTTTTTTTCTGGAAAATACATATTAA
- the spo0A gene encoding sporulation transcription factor Spo0A, whose translation MIRETIKVAIADDNREFVGIVQDYLTQQADFQLVGIAYNGEEILSIIEEKSPDVVILDIIMPHLDGIGVLERLNTLAAKRPKVIMLTAFGQESITQRVVELGADYYILKPFNMDVLASRIRQLATTITTQRPVVAQAIKARPVDVEVTNIIREIGIPAHIKGYQYLRDAIMMIITEIDLLGAVTKVLYPMIAEKYSTTPSRVERAIRHAIEVAWSRGNMDMINRLFGYTVKLEKGKPTNSEFMAMIADKLRLEMRA comes from the coding sequence GTGATTAGAGAAACAATTAAAGTAGCTATTGCAGATGACAATAGAGAATTTGTTGGTATTGTTCAGGATTACCTTACTCAACAAGCAGATTTTCAATTAGTTGGTATTGCTTACAATGGTGAAGAAATTTTATCAATAATTGAAGAGAAAAGTCCTGATGTAGTAATTTTAGATATTATTATGCCCCATCTTGATGGTATCGGTGTTTTAGAACGCCTTAATACATTAGCTGCTAAGCGGCCTAAAGTTATAATGCTCACTGCCTTTGGACAAGAAAGTATTACACAGCGTGTCGTAGAATTAGGGGCTGACTATTATATATTAAAACCATTTAATATGGATGTACTAGCTAGTAGAATTAGACAATTAGCCACTACTATTACAACGCAGCGCCCAGTCGTTGCTCAAGCAATTAAGGCTCGCCCAGTTGATGTAGAAGTTACTAATATTATCCGTGAAATTGGTATTCCAGCGCATATTAAGGGTTACCAATATTTACGAGATGCAATTATGATGATTATCACTGAAATTGATTTATTGGGTGCTGTAACTAAAGTTTTATATCCTATGATTGCTGAAAAATATTCTACTACACCTAGTCGTGTGGAACGCGCTATTAGACATGCTATTGAAGTGGCTTGGAGTCGCGGTAATATGGATATGATTAATCGTTTATTTGGTTATACTGTTAAGTTGGAAAAAGGAAAACCGACTAACTCAGAATTTATGGCAATGATTGCCGATAAATTAAGATTGGAAATGCGGGCATAA
- a CDS encoding NUDIX hydrolase, with product MSHLAEKFIDTKVVFEGKLLKVFSDKVELPNGTEASREFIKHPGAVAVVPITPEGKIVLVRQFRYPVGKVMLEIPAGKLDYGEHPDACALRELEEETGFIAKNIKKLTSIYTTPGFTDEIIHLYIADQLSVSKQRLDEDEFLDVELYTKEEIKTMIADGKINDAKSMLALLLAEI from the coding sequence ATGAGTCATTTAGCGGAAAAATTTATAGACACAAAAGTAGTTTTTGAGGGTAAATTGCTCAAGGTATTTTCTGATAAAGTAGAGTTACCAAATGGTACTGAAGCATCACGAGAATTTATTAAACATCCTGGGGCAGTAGCAGTTGTTCCAATTACACCAGAGGGGAAAATTGTATTAGTAAGACAGTTTCGTTATCCTGTAGGTAAGGTCATGCTAGAAATACCAGCCGGTAAACTAGATTATGGTGAACATCCTGATGCGTGTGCGTTAAGAGAATTAGAAGAAGAAACTGGCTTTATCGCAAAAAATATAAAAAAGCTGACTTCTATTTATACTACTCCTGGGTTTACTGATGAAATAATACATCTTTATATTGCTGATCAATTATCAGTATCTAAGCAACGGCTAGACGAAGATGAATTTTTAGATGTTGAATTGTATACAAAAGAAGAAATAAAAACTATGATTGCCGATGGTAAAATTAATGATGCTAAAAGTATGCTTGCTTTATTGTTAGCAGAAATATAA
- the spoIIM gene encoding stage II sporulation protein M has translation MLGYLRQNFGMYLKANIVAYFFMILIFVIGIVVGALAVKILPDEQKTELINYLRIFFTGLAQGTEEVASSETMIGVVMFNNAKTVVLMWILGFTIVGIPFVLFILFTRGFIIGFTVGFLVNEYVMKGLLFAFASVLPHNLFAVPAILVLSVSATTFSLMLLRRKTYGKVNIWYEAIRYSIVCMIILALMLFAALLEVYISPVFMKLAASLLAK, from the coding sequence ATGCTGGGGTATCTTCGCCAAAATTTTGGAATGTATCTAAAGGCAAACATTGTTGCTTATTTTTTTATGATTCTTATTTTTGTTATTGGTATTGTTGTGGGAGCATTAGCTGTAAAGATATTGCCAGATGAACAAAAAACTGAACTTATTAATTATTTGCGTATTTTTTTTACAGGATTGGCTCAGGGAACTGAAGAAGTTGCCTCCTCTGAAACTATGATTGGTGTCGTAATGTTTAACAACGCTAAAACAGTAGTTTTAATGTGGATACTAGGATTTACTATTGTTGGAATACCTTTTGTATTATTTATTTTATTTACAAGGGGTTTTATAATTGGCTTTACTGTAGGATTTTTAGTAAATGAATATGTCATGAAAGGATTATTATTTGCATTTGCATCCGTACTGCCTCATAATTTATTTGCTGTTCCAGCTATTTTAGTGCTTAGTGTATCAGCAACTACATTTTCTCTTATGTTATTACGCCGTAAGACTTATGGTAAGGTAAATATATGGTATGAAGCAATTCGGTATTCAATTGTATGCATGATAATTTTAGCCCTTATGCTGTTTGCAGCTTTACTAGAAGTATATATTTCACCAGTATTTATGAAACTAGCAGCAAGCTTATTAGCAAAGTAG
- the xerD gene encoding site-specific tyrosine recombinase XerD — MEGYVNEFINYLAVERGLAQNTLESYGRDLHQFQVYLQNGNMEILKDSNRTTILSYLNNLQSKGRAVSTISRNLAAIKSFYQYLVRERYLEKDPAANLESPKLEKKLPKVLSIGEVEELLKQPSGFLPTGLRDKAMLELLYATGIRVSELISLNISDVNLEMGYIKCYGKGAKERIVPLGSIAAKCVQDYVGKGRSKLIRTYEEAALFVNHHGNRLTRQGFWKIIKKYAQEADISKAITPHTLRHSFATHLLENGADLRSVQEMLGHADISTTQIYTHVTKNRLKEVYDKTHPRA; from the coding sequence ATGGAAGGCTATGTTAATGAGTTTATTAACTATCTTGCAGTTGAAAGAGGTTTAGCACAAAATACGCTAGAATCATATGGTCGTGACTTACATCAATTCCAAGTTTATTTACAAAATGGAAATATGGAAATCTTAAAAGACTCTAATCGCACTACCATCCTCAGTTATTTAAATAATCTTCAATCTAAAGGCAGAGCCGTTTCCACAATTTCCCGCAACCTTGCTGCAATAAAATCATTTTATCAATATCTGGTACGTGAACGTTATTTAGAAAAGGATCCCGCTGCTAATCTTGAATCTCCAAAACTTGAAAAAAAGTTACCAAAGGTTCTAAGTATTGGTGAAGTTGAGGAATTATTAAAACAACCTAGTGGATTTTTACCTACAGGTCTTAGGGATAAGGCAATGTTAGAACTTTTATATGCTACAGGCATTCGCGTTTCTGAATTAATATCTTTGAATATATCAGATGTGAATTTAGAGATGGGATATATAAAATGTTATGGTAAAGGTGCCAAGGAACGTATAGTTCCTTTAGGCTCAATAGCTGCCAAGTGTGTACAGGATTACGTTGGTAAAGGACGTTCTAAATTAATACGTACATATGAAGAAGCCGCCCTTTTTGTTAATCATCATGGTAATCGATTGACAAGGCAGGGATTTTGGAAAATTATAAAAAAATATGCGCAGGAAGCTGACATTAGTAAAGCGATTACTCCTCATACACTGCGTCACTCTTTTGCTACACATTTACTAGAAAATGGAGCCGATTTACGTTCTGTACAAGAAATGCTTGGTCATGCAGATATTTCTACTACGCAGATTTATACTCATGTTACTAAAAATCGCTTAAAAGAAGTGTATGATAAAACACATCCCCGAGCATAG